A stretch of the Xyrauchen texanus isolate HMW12.3.18 chromosome 20, RBS_HiC_50CHRs, whole genome shotgun sequence genome encodes the following:
- the lrit2 gene encoding leucine-rich repeat, immunoglobulin-like domain and transmembrane domain-containing protein 2 produces MGASVIFRFVLFFLLLNYISLECFPGCSCVTDHYGRSLTCMDTSLSAIPEDIPGDLTKIRIEKSQLSELPKAAFSRVKTLTNLWLNFNDIAIINIKSLEGLGNLTELRLQGNKLRSVPWTAFEETPNLKILDLKHNRIDALPEHALKFLPGLTYLDLSSNQLSVISKDVFLNWPLYHTGEKSEKASKTNVVLALHDNPWLCDCRLGGFVEFIKTLSPPFILMNSYLTCSGPEFRAGKYFHEVDLKACVKPVVSAPATNITMPLGGNVTLTCFVMARPEPAIRWIYGLKILRGFREIQSHVDEDTISSQLVIPSFHPADRGLYTCNAINFIGNSSINIQLDVNSLDGSMSHSLNIPADTEEENIYIDIRIAKQTVYGITIEWHAMTENPTETWFTIHFGRYDMPKKETIYIGPGINTYSITDMQPATKYEICVTLKNQAPRNGQCIVFVTGSDFNEMEEREKLIHIVVIVLAMVLAVPAGMYACTTDAKFNCLERCMEMWRNRRDTAHSHRPDERQGTFDSLQAASDEGLCKESSNEKKTRRRSADKIQKTKNDRRPTAELY; encoded by the exons ATGGGTGCCTCAGTTATAtttcgttttgttttgttctttcttttattaaattatattagctTAGAGTGTTTTCCAGGATGCTCCTGTGTAACTGACCATTATGGGAG GTCACTCACATGTATGGACACATCATTATCAGCGATTCCTGAGGATATACCGGGAGATTTGACCAAAATCAGAATAGAGAAATCACAACTCAGCGAATtaccgaaggcagcattttcccgCGTCAAAACATTAACGAATCTCTGGCTGAATTTCAATGACATAGCCATCATTAATATCAAAAGTTTGGAGGGTCTGGGGAACTTGACGGAGCTCAGGTTGCAGGGTAACAAACTGCGTTCAGTACCATGGACGGCGTTTGAGGAGACACCTAACCTCAAGATTCTGGACTTGAAGCACAACCGCATTGACGCCCTCCCTGAACACGCGCTCAAATTTTTACCAGGTCTGACCTATTTAGATCTGTCCTCTAATCAACTTTCAGTCATTTCTAAAGATGTCTTCTTGAATTGGCCTCTCTACCACACAGGGGAAAAAAGTGAAAAAGCGTCAAAGACCAACGTTGTTTTGGCACTTCACGACAACCCCTGGCTTTGCGACTGTCGCCTTGGAGGCTTCGTTGAGTTTATCAAAACGTTGAGTCCTCCGTTCATTCTCATGAACTCATATTTGACATGCTCTGGCCCAGAATTCAGGGCGGGAAAATATTTCCATGAGGTCGATTTGAAGGCGTGTGTGAAACCAGTGGTCAGCGCTCCAGCAACCAACATTACCATGCCGTTGGGTGGGAACGTCACTCTGACGTGCTTTGTGATGGCCAGACCTGAACCTGCTATTCGCTGGATATATGGTCTTAAGATACTTAGAGGATTTCGTG AAATTCAGAGCCATGTGGATGAAGACACGATAAGTTCTCAGCTGGTCATTCCTTCTTTTCATCCGGCCGACCGAGGCCTATACACCTGCAATGCAATCAATTTCATTGGTAATTCCTCCATCAACATTCAACTGGATGTGAATTCTCTGGATGGCTCAATGTCTCATTCCTTAAACATTCCTGCTGACACCGAAGAGGAAAACATTTACATTGACATCCGTATAGCCAAGCAGACAGTCTATGGAATCACAATTGAATGGCACGCCATGACAGAGAATCCAACAGAAACCTGGTTCACCATCCACTTTGGGCGCTATGACATGCCCAAGAAGGAAACGATATATATTGGGCCAGGTATTAACACCTACTCTATCACAGACATGCAACCAGCTACTAAGTATGAAATCTGCGTGACCCTAAAGAACCAGGCTCCTCGGAATGGCCAGTGCATTGTGTTTGTGACTGGCAGTGATTTCAATGaaatggaagagagagagaagctcaTTCATATTGTGGTCATTGTGCTTGCCATGGTGCTTGCTGTGCCAGCGGGAATGTATGCCTGTACCACTGACGCCAAGTTCAACTGCCTTGAGCGTTGCATGGAGATGTGGAGAAACAGGAGAGATACGGCGCACTCTCACAGACCTGATGAGAGGCAGGGCACTTTTGACAGTCTCCAAGCTGCCAGTGATGAGGGCCTATGCAAGGAGTCCAGCAATGAAAAGAAGACAAGACGAAGGTCTGCTGATAAGATACAGAAAACCAAGAATGATCGCAGACCAACAGCTGAGCTTTACTGA
- the lrit1a gene encoding leucine-rich repeat, immunoglobulin-like domain and transmembrane domain-containing protein 1a yields the protein MSLTVFLGLLLAASGFPFVRSSCPSQCSCFYHNLSDGSRARSVICNDPEISLVPAMFPDDTSKLRIEKTAIKRIPSEAFSYLSNLAFLWMSFNVLSSLNSDSFRGLYNLEELRLDGNMLTSFPWESLMDMPSLRLLDIHNNQLSSVPSEAALCMKNLTYLDLSSNNLLTVPSDVLSTWLTVKPIQGAESSKMIVGLHDNPWLCDCRLYDLVQFQKSPSLSVAFIDTRLRCADPESLSGVLFSDAELRRCQGPRVHTAVARVRSAVGNNVLLRCGTIGVPIPELAWRRADGKPLNGTVKQENSKEGIVWSILSVPAVSYRDTGKYICKATNYAGSAEAVISLIISDSPKVENPTVNPKAKVKTKKSNPIVKAAYKEKLVATYISPTPNTVLPPGGTVSYTGPYPGMESDNVANSRSNTQTTSPDGFLETNLSNLAANTSSLQQDPDRVVRSVKVIGDTDYTVCLNWRAPTAKNTTAFSVLYAVFGERDMRRINVSPGNNRIVIEGLVPKTKYIACVCVKGLIPKKEQCVIFSTDAAASANGTQKLINVVVITVACVIAVPLTVIVCCGALKRKIQKFLGKKSKDIQDSYVTFETLSPNTKAKGLEGEYLTRLNAEESNRLLSARSSLDSESTAKIEGQPNEYFC from the exons ATGTCTCTCACTGTTTTTTTGGGTCTCCTACTGGCTGCAAGTGGATTTCCGTTTGTCCGGAGCTCCTGTCCTTCTCAATGCAGCTGCTTTTATCATAACCTGAGTGATGGATCAAGAGCCAG GAGCGTGATTTGCAATGACCCGGAGATTTCCCTGGTGCCCGCCATGTTCCCAGATGACACCTCCAAACTTCGAATTGAAAAGACTGCCATTAAGAGGATACCGAGCGAGGCTTTTAGCTACCTCTCCAATTTAGCATTCCTTTGGATGTCTTTTAACGTTTTATCCTCACTCAACTCTGACAGTTTCCGTGGCTTGTACAATTTAGAGGAACTAAGGCTAGATGGAAACATGCTCACTTCGTTTCCATGGGAATCGCTCATGGACATGCCTAGTCTAAGACTTCTTGATATACACAATAACCAGCTCTCCTCAGTTCCCTCTGAGGCAGCTCTCTGTATGAAAAATTTAACCTACCTGGATCTGTCCAGCAATAATTTGCTTACTGTGCCATCTGACGTTCTTAGTACTTGGTTGACAGTTAAACCCATCCAGGGAGCAGAAAGTTCAAAAATGATTGTTG GCCTCCATGACAACCCTTGGTTATGCGATTGTCGATTATATGACCTGGTCCAGTTCCAAAAGTCTCCCAGTCTGTCAGTGGCCTTCATTGACACAAGGCTCAGATGTGCTGATCCAGAGAGCCTGTCTGGAGTTCTGTTTAGTGATGCTGAGCTAAGACGCTGCCAGGGACCTCGGGTCCACACTGCTGTAGCCCGTGTGAGGAGTGCGGTAGGCAACAATGTCCTGCTGCGCTGCGGAACCATTGGGGTCCCCATTCCAGAGCTGGCCTGGAGAAGGGCAGATGGGAAGCCATTGAATGGGACAG TTAAACAGGAGAATTCAAAAGAGGGAATAGTGTGGTCTATTCTAAGTGTGCCTGCAGTATCCTATCGTGACACAGGAAAATACATCTGCAAAGCCACAAATTACGCAGGAAGTGCAGAGGCTGTCATTTCTTTGATCATCAGTGATTCGCCCAAAGTTGAGAATCCGACTGTGAATCCAAAAGCCAAAGTTAAGACCAAGAAATCAAACCCTATCGTCAAGGCAGCCTACAAAGAAAAGCTTGTTGCTACATATATTTCCCCAACACCCAACACTGTGCTACCGCCTGGTGGCACTGTGAGTTACACAGGCCCATATCCAGGCATGGAGAGTGACAATGTTGCTAACAGTAGGTCAAATACACAAACAACCAGTCCTGATGGATTCCTGGAGACCAATCTGAGCAACCTCGCTGCCAACACGTCTTCACTTCAGCAAGATCCCGACAGGGTTGTCCGCTCTGTGAAAGTGATCGGCGATACAGACTACACGGTGTGTCTTAACTGGAGAGCCCCAACTGCAAAGAACACTACTGCATTCAGTGTCCTCTATGCTGTTTTCGGGGAGAGGGATATGCGCAGAATTAATGTCAGTCCTGGCAACAACAGAATCGTCATTGAGGGGCTGGTTCCAAAAACCAAATAcattgcctgtgtgtgtgtcaagGGCTTGATCCCCAAAAAGGAGCAGTGTGTAATCTTCTCAACAGATGCAGCAGCGAGTGCTAATGGAACCCAAAAGCTCATTAATGTAGTAGTAATCACGGTGGCCTGTGTGATAGCTGTGCCCCTCACTGTGATTGTGTGCTGTGGTGCACTTAAGAGGAAAATTCAGAAGTTTCTGGGCAAGAAGTCCAAAGACATTCAAGACTCATACGTGACATTTGAGACTCTGTCCCCCAACACAAAGGCCAAAGGCTTGGAGGGGGAATACCTCACCAGACTGAATGCAGAGGAGTCCAACAGACTGCTGTCAGCCAGGTCCAGCCTAGACTCAGAGTCAACAGCCAAGATTGAGGGACAGCCAAACGAATACTTCTGCTGA
- the rgra gene encoding retinal G protein coupled receptor a, which yields MVTSYPLPEGFSDFDVFSLGSCLLVEGLLGFFLNAVTVVAFLKIRELRTPSNFLVFSLAMADMGISMNATIAAFSSFLRYWPYGSDGCQTHGFQGFVTALASIHFIAAIAWDRYHQYCTRTKLQWSSAITLVIFIWLFTAFWSAMPLVGWGEYDYEPLRTCCTLDYSKGDRNYVSYLIPMSIFNMGIQVFVVLSSYQSIDKKFKKTGQAKFNCSTPLKTMLLCWGPYGVLAFYAAVENATLVSPKLRMMAPILAKTSPTFNVFVYALGNENYRGGIWQLLTGQKIETPAIDNKSK from the exons ATGGTGACGTCTTATCCATTACCGGAGGGATTCTCCGACTTCGACGTGTTCTCCCTCGGATCTTGTCTACTCGTGGAGG GTCTCCTCGGGTTCTTCCTGAATGCTGTCACCGTTGTTGCTTTTCTCAAAATAAGAGAATTACGGACCCCGAGCAATTTTCTTGTGTTCAGTCTGGCCATGGCAGATATGGGCATTTCTATGAACGCCACTATTGCTGCCTTCTCAAGCTTTTTAAG ATACTGGCCTTATGGATCAGATGGATGCCAAACCCATGGCTTCCAGGGCTTTGTGACAGCTCTTGCCAGCATCCACTTTATTGCAGCTATTGCTTGGGACAGATACCACCAGTATTGCACCA GAACAAAGTTACAGTGGAGTAGTGCCATCACCCTGGTTATCTTCATCTGGCTCTTCACTGCCTTCTGGTCTGCCATGCCTCTGGTTGGCTGGGGAGAGTATGACTACGAGCCCCTGAGGACCTGCTGCACACTGGACTACAGCAAGGGAGATAG GAACTACGTGTCTTACTTGATCCCCATGTCCATCTTCAACATGGGCATTCAGGTGTTTGTTGTGCTGTCTTCCTACCAATCCATTGATAAGAAATTCAAGAAGACTGGACAGGCCAAG TTCAACTGTAGCACTCCTCTGAAGACCATGTTGCTTTGCTGGGGCCCCTATGGTGTCCTGGCTTTCTATGCTGCAGTGGAAAATGCTACCCTTGTCTCTCCTAAGCTAAGAATG ATGGCTCCCATTTTGGCCAAGACATCACCTACTTTTAATGTCTTTGTTTACGCCCTTGGAAATGAGAACTATAGAGGAGGAATCTGGCAGTTGCTCACTGGGCAAAAGATAGAGACTCCCGCTATTGATAACAAGTCCAAATAA
- the slc18a3a gene encoding probable vesicular acetylcholine transporter-A: MATGEAGGLAQTAAVKLSEMGERTKQFGTAIQDPERQRRIILVIVCVALLLDNMLYMVIVPIVPDYLARLESESEHAHITGNFSSNRTQNQAQNENFDVQIGVLFASKAILQLLVNPLTGTFIDRVGYDIPLLIGLSIMFVSTCIFSVAENYATLFVARSLQGLGSAFADTSGIAMIADKFTEEAERSRALGIALAFISFGSLAAPPFGGVLYEFVGKRFPFIVLACVCLADGILCLTVLKPFSSRTRENMPVGTPIYKLMIDPYIAVVAGALTTCNIPLAFLEPTIASWMEETMNASQWQIGLTWLPAFFPHILGVYITVKLAAQYPHLLWFYGALGMVIIGASSCIVPACKTFEQLIIPLCGICFGIALVDTALLPTLAFVVDVRHVSVYGSVYAIADISYCVAYALGPIVAGKIVHDLGFVQLNLGMGLANVLYAPVLLLLRNVCLMKPSHSERNMLLEEGATGLYDTIKMEERQRKKQGYNSSGKCVPVDENGTFGQSKSYSEEETSEPECI, encoded by the coding sequence ATGGCTACGGGGGAAGCTGGTGGCTTGGCGCAAACCGCCGCCGTTAAGTTGTCAGAGATGGGCGAAAGAACTAAACAGTTTGGCACGGCAATCCAGGATCCAGAAAGACAAAGAAGGATTATTCTAGTTATTGTATGTGTGGCACTTTTGCTAGACAATATGCTTTACATGGTCATCGTGCCAATTGTGCCAGATTATCTCGCCCGTTTAGAGAGCGAATCAGAGCACGCGCATATAACGGGGAACTTTTCAAGCAACAGAACGCAAAATCAAGCGCAAAATGAGAATTTTGACGTGCAGATCGGCGTGCTTTTTGCATCCAAAGCCATTTTGCAGCTCCTTGTCAATCCTTTGACCGGAACATTCATAGACCGCGTCGGCTATGACATTCCACTTTTAATTGGACTCAGTATCATGTTTGTCTCAACATGCATTTTTTCCGTCGCCGAAAACTACGCTACTCTGTTCGTAGCCCGCAGCCTGCAAGGTCTCGGCTCAGCGTTTGCAGACACATCTGGAATTGCCATGATCGCAGACAAGTTCACGGAGGAGGCAGAGAGAAGTCGCGCGCTGGGTATTGCCCTCGCTTTCATCTCTTTTGGAAGCCTGGCGGCGCCCCCGTTTGGAGGGGTACTGTACGAGTTCGTGGGCAAACGATTCCCTTTCATTGTGCTTGCCTGTGTGTGTTTGGCTGATGGTATATTATGCTTGACTGTCCTCAAGCCCTTTTCCAGTAGGACTAGAGAGAATATGCCGGTTGGCACCCCAATTTACAAACTAATGATTGATCCCTATATAGCAGTTGTGGCAGGAGCTTTGACAACATGTAACATCCCACTTGCTTTTCTGGAGCCCACCATCGCCAGCTGGATGGAGGAGACCATGAATGCATCCCAGTGGCAGATTGGCCTCACCTGGCTACCAGCCTTCTTCCCACACATATTAGGTGTCTACATAACTGTCAAACTGGCAGCACAGTATCCacatttactgtggttttatggggCACTCGGTATGGTCATCATTGGCGCTAGCTCCTGTATTGTGCCGGCATGCAAAACCTTTGAGCAACTTATCATACCCTTATGTGGCATTTGTTTCGGTATTGCATTGGTAGACACAGCTTTATTGCCGACTCTTGCTTTTGTTGTAGACGTCCGTCATGTGTCTGTATATGGTAGTGTGTACGCAATTGCAGACATCTCCTACTGTGTTGCCTATGCGCTGGGGCCCATTGTGGCAGGTAAAATAGTACATGACCTAGGTTTTGTGCAACTTAATCTGGGCATGGGTCTGGCAAACGTACTTTACGCGCCAGTCCTGCTGCTACTGCGCAACGTGTGCTTAATGAAACCGTCCCATTCCGAGAGAAACATGCTGCTTGAGGAAGGAGCCACAGGTCTCTACGATACCATAAAAATGGAGGAACGCCAAAGAAAGAAGCAAGGCTATAATTCATCTGGCAAATGTGTGCCTGTCGacgaaaatgggacatttggacAATCAAAATCATACTCCGAAGAAGAGACATCTGAACCAGAATGCATATAG